The [Flavobacterium] thermophilum genome has a segment encoding these proteins:
- the mshB_2 gene encoding 1D-myo-inositol 2-acetamido-2-deoxy-alpha-D-glucopyranoside deacetylase, translated as MKERHVLVVFPHPDDEAFGVSGTIAQHVQSGTPVTYACLTLGEMGRNMGVPPFANRETLPLIRKQELEEACRVLGIRDLRLLGYRDKTVEFEDENELADRIAAIVAETNPSLVITFYPGYSVHPDHDACGAAVIRALKRRPKNERPTVHCVAFAKNCEQDLGQPDVIRDVSSVIETKLAAIRAHRSQTEGLMQAASKRGDALAWLKTERFWTYRWDD; from the coding sequence ATGAAGGAACGACACGTACTTGTTGTGTTTCCCCACCCGGATGATGAGGCGTTTGGCGTTTCGGGCACCATCGCCCAGCATGTGCAAAGCGGCACACCGGTGACGTACGCCTGCCTGACCCTTGGGGAAATGGGGCGAAACATGGGCGTGCCCCCGTTTGCCAACCGCGAAACGCTTCCGCTCATCCGCAAGCAGGAGCTGGAAGAAGCGTGCCGCGTTCTCGGCATTCGCGATTTGCGCCTGCTCGGTTATCGCGACAAAACGGTCGAATTTGAGGATGAAAACGAACTCGCTGACCGGATTGCCGCCATCGTGGCGGAAACGAACCCGTCGCTCGTCATCACGTTTTACCCCGGCTACAGCGTCCACCCTGACCATGATGCATGCGGCGCTGCGGTCATCCGCGCCCTAAAACGCCGGCCAAAAAACGAGCGGCCGACCGTCCATTGTGTGGCCTTTGCAAAAAACTGCGAACAAGATCTTGGCCAACCGGACGTCATCCGCGATGTCAGCTCGGTGATCGAGACGAAGCTGGCTGCCATCCGCGCCCACCGTTCGCAAACCGAAGGGCTGATGCAGGCGGCCTCCAAGCGCGGCGATGCGCTTGCCTGGCTGAAAACGGAGCGGTTTTGGACGTATCGGTGGGATGATTGA
- the sirC gene encoding Precorrin-2 dehydrogenase, with product MGYPIVLHVRGRRAVVVGGGKVAARKVYGLLEAEADVVVIAPEAVPDIEALAAKGEIVWRKKTFAEDDLAGAFLVIAATNDRNVNEAVAQAAAPGQLVNVVDDPKRCDFHVPAVIRRGPLTIAVSTGGASPALARRIRRELEEKYGEEYEPYLQFLQKARDIILREVADDAARKRLFRALAAESFRQRGRWDEELAQLLVNEKERNGERGKEP from the coding sequence GTGGGGTATCCGATTGTTCTTCATGTGCGCGGCCGCCGCGCGGTCGTCGTTGGCGGCGGGAAGGTGGCGGCGCGGAAAGTTTACGGTTTGCTCGAAGCAGAAGCGGACGTTGTGGTAATCGCCCCGGAGGCGGTGCCGGACATTGAAGCGCTCGCGGCCAAAGGAGAGATCGTTTGGCGTAAGAAAACGTTCGCTGAAGACGACTTGGCAGGAGCGTTTCTTGTCATTGCGGCGACAAACGACCGGAATGTGAACGAAGCGGTGGCGCAAGCAGCAGCGCCCGGCCAACTCGTAAATGTCGTGGATGACCCGAAACGGTGTGATTTTCACGTTCCCGCTGTCATCCGCCGCGGTCCGCTCACCATTGCCGTGTCGACCGGGGGGGCAAGTCCGGCGCTTGCCCGCCGCATCCGCCGCGAGCTTGAGGAGAAGTATGGTGAAGAGTATGAGCCGTATCTTCAGTTTTTGCAGAAGGCCCGCGATATCATTTTGCGTGAGGTGGCGGACGATGCCGCACGAAAGCGGCTGTTTCGGGCGCTCGCTGCTGAGTCTTTCCGGCAGCGGGGCCGATGGGATGAAGAGTTGGCCCAGCTATTGGTGAACGAAAAAGAACGAAACGGGGAAAGAGGGAAAGAGCCATGA
- a CDS encoding Domain of uncharacterised function (DUF1992) gives MDGFCRIAEEKIHEAMKNGEFDNLPGFGKPLEIEDLSRIPEELRLGYLLLKNAGYVREEAELRKELLTLEDLLRCCEDDEKKQELTKKWTEKQLRFAELMKKRQPANSKALRDYGRRIEEKFR, from the coding sequence ATGGACGGATTTTGTCGCATCGCCGAGGAGAAAATTCACGAGGCGATGAAAAACGGCGAGTTTGACAACTTGCCCGGCTTCGGCAAACCGCTTGAGATTGAAGACCTTTCCCGCATTCCAGAGGAGCTGCGGCTCGGGTATTTGTTGCTGAAAAACGCCGGCTATGTGAGGGAAGAAGCGGAGTTGCGCAAAGAGCTTTTGACGCTCGAGGACTTGCTTCGTTGCTGCGAGGATGACGAGAAAAAGCAGGAACTTACGAAAAAATGGACGGAAAAACAGCTTCGTTTTGCCGAACTGATGAAAAAACGGCAACCGGCAAACTCGAAGGCGCTGCGCGACTATGGGCGGCGTATTGAAGAGAAATTTCGCTAA
- the gmr gene encoding Cyclic di-GMP phosphodiesterase Gmr: MMSNKPEYILYVAGILTTAVAVYAYGHWMAKRHRTPPPWRFAPKLVAAFALFVVLFLGAGIAYISYAEQHEHREYEEAANQIAGMIAGDLAAMGHERLDEKAASSPVYQSALQALERWQSHGRLLSVYTMKKNGRGQVYFVVAPAVDYNRNGRIDGPKERAVPPGTVYRHHLPEIERAFHGRFVMEKAPTSGKWGGSISAFMPIRAADGSVDAIVGIDYDADVYDLRLQKERQKAMWAMAMLFWIGAAIYLLALHQRMEQKAFAAYRKMLAASEHRLRRLAEMTTEGLIVYAGGKIIEVNEAACRLLGYTESELIHLPVDDLVVEGSMKEARSDGEPKRFEIELRRKDGTVFPAEVLQRRYDYEGQNVMVAAVRDLTEQKQNERRLQYIASHDELTGLPNKEAMYKQIEQCLTDAKRNGQEAAVMFFEVSGIKMINDFYGYAVGDKVLLHLARVWREQKGIVVGRWSGNEFIAVLPDGAHEKAEEAAKRLIEAADEPIVINGLELYVTVNVGISVYPKDGEEVKTLIRKADIARYEARNKAASDFLFFTEPMADRLHEKMAMERDLRRALENGEFELYYQPQIRLYDRQVIGMEALIRWRHPEKGMVPPSLFIPVAEQTGMIIPINEWVIRTACLQTKQLLDRFPHLSVSVNLSPYEFESRRFVDKLAGLLADTGLPPHHLDLEITERMTMDTERALDILSNLKALGVTISMDDFGTGYSSLSYLTDLPIDRLKIDRSFVQHIQGKKDVILPSIIRLGHNIGVKVLAEGVETETEAAYLQGKRCDEAQGYYFSPPLPYDEFVRFLKEQHARRRAQELT; the protein is encoded by the coding sequence ATGATGTCGAATAAACCGGAATATATCTTATATGTGGCAGGGATTCTCACAACCGCTGTTGCTGTTTATGCGTACGGCCATTGGATGGCGAAGCGGCATCGGACGCCGCCGCCGTGGCGGTTCGCTCCGAAGCTTGTCGCCGCCTTTGCGTTGTTCGTCGTGCTTTTTCTCGGCGCAGGCATCGCGTATATCAGCTATGCGGAACAGCATGAACATCGTGAATATGAAGAAGCTGCGAACCAAATCGCCGGCATGATCGCCGGCGATTTGGCCGCCATGGGCCATGAACGGCTCGATGAAAAGGCCGCTTCCTCTCCGGTGTATCAATCCGCGCTTCAGGCGCTTGAGCGCTGGCAAAGCCACGGCCGTCTTTTGAGTGTATACACGATGAAGAAAAACGGGCGCGGCCAGGTGTATTTCGTCGTTGCCCCGGCCGTTGATTACAACCGGAACGGCCGCATTGACGGCCCAAAGGAGCGCGCCGTGCCGCCGGGGACGGTGTACCGCCATCACCTTCCGGAAATAGAGCGGGCGTTTCACGGCCGGTTTGTGATGGAGAAGGCTCCGACTAGCGGCAAATGGGGGGGAAGCATCAGCGCTTTCATGCCGATTCGCGCCGCCGATGGATCCGTTGATGCTATTGTAGGCATTGATTACGATGCGGACGTGTACGATCTCCGGCTGCAAAAGGAGCGGCAAAAGGCGATGTGGGCGATGGCGATGCTGTTTTGGATCGGGGCGGCGATATACTTGCTGGCGCTCCATCAGCGCATGGAGCAGAAGGCGTTTGCCGCGTACAGAAAAATGCTCGCGGCCAGCGAACATCGGCTGCGGCGGTTGGCGGAAATGACGACGGAAGGCTTGATCGTCTACGCGGGCGGCAAAATTATCGAAGTCAACGAGGCGGCGTGCCGCTTGCTCGGCTATACGGAAAGCGAACTGATTCATTTGCCGGTGGACGATCTTGTAGTCGAAGGATCGATGAAGGAAGCCCGCTCGGATGGGGAGCCGAAGCGGTTTGAAATCGAGCTGCGGCGAAAGGATGGGACGGTGTTTCCGGCGGAAGTGTTGCAGCGCCGTTACGATTATGAGGGGCAAAACGTGATGGTCGCCGCCGTCCGCGACTTGACCGAGCAGAAGCAAAACGAAAGGCGGCTGCAATACATTGCCAGCCATGATGAACTGACCGGTCTCCCGAACAAAGAAGCCATGTATAAGCAGATTGAACAATGCCTCACCGACGCCAAACGGAATGGCCAAGAAGCGGCTGTCATGTTTTTTGAAGTGAGCGGCATTAAGATGATCAACGATTTTTACGGCTATGCCGTTGGAGATAAGGTGTTGCTCCATCTGGCGCGCGTTTGGAGAGAACAGAAAGGGATCGTGGTCGGGCGTTGGAGCGGGAACGAATTTATCGCCGTGCTGCCGGACGGCGCACATGAAAAAGCGGAGGAGGCGGCCAAGCGGCTTATTGAAGCAGCTGACGAACCGATTGTCATCAACGGGCTTGAGCTGTATGTGACGGTAAACGTCGGCATCAGCGTCTATCCGAAAGACGGGGAGGAAGTGAAAACGTTAATCCGCAAGGCGGACATTGCCCGCTACGAGGCGCGGAACAAGGCGGCGAGCGATTTCCTCTTTTTCACTGAACCGATGGCCGACCGGCTGCATGAAAAGATGGCCATGGAACGCGATTTGCGGCGCGCGCTCGAAAACGGGGAGTTCGAGCTCTATTACCAGCCGCAGATTCGGCTTTACGACCGGCAAGTCATTGGCATGGAAGCGCTCATCCGTTGGCGCCACCCGGAAAAAGGGATGGTTCCTCCATCATTGTTTATCCCGGTTGCCGAACAAACGGGGATGATTATTCCGATCAACGAATGGGTCATCCGCACCGCCTGCCTGCAAACGAAACAGCTGCTTGACCGGTTTCCGCACTTGTCTGTCTCGGTAAACTTGTCGCCATACGAGTTTGAAAGCCGCCGATTTGTGGATAAGCTCGCCGGCCTGCTCGCTGACACCGGGCTGCCCCCGCACCATTTAGATCTGGAAATCACGGAGCGGATGACCATGGATACAGAACGTGCGCTTGATATTCTCTCGAACCTGAAGGCGCTCGGTGTGACGATCAGCATGGACGATTTCGGCACCGGCTACAGCTCGCTCAGCTACTTAACCGACTTGCCGATCGACCGGTTGAAAATTGACCGTTCATTTGTCCAACATATTCAAGGAAAAAAAGATGTCATCTTGCCGTCCATTATCCGCCTCGGGCATAATATAGGTGTCAAAGTGTTGGCCGAAGGGGTCGAAACGGAAACCGAAGCGGCCTATTTGCAAGGAAAACGGTGCGATGAGGCGCAAGGATACTACTTTTCCCCGCCGCTTCCGTATGATGAGTTTGTCCGCTTTTTGAAAGAGCAGCATGCGAGGCGGCGGGCGCAGGAGTTGACGTGA
- the lytE_3 gene encoding Probable peptidoglycan endopeptidase LytE precursor — translation MKKWLTLVSAAFIVLFSSLFVSTSSSDAAANKTRLIAEAKKLVGTPYRYGGTTPKGFDCSGFVYYAHKKVGVTLPRASKEMYKKGKYVHKSKLQPGDLVFFDTSKQTKGVSHVAIYIGNNQVIHAVSRGVKIDSLNSSYWKTRYVGAKRL, via the coding sequence ATGAAAAAATGGCTTACGCTTGTTTCTGCAGCATTCATCGTTCTTTTTTCCTCCTTATTTGTAAGCACTTCCAGTTCTGACGCAGCCGCCAACAAGACGAGGCTGATCGCCGAGGCCAAAAAACTGGTCGGCACTCCGTATCGGTATGGCGGCACAACGCCAAAAGGATTTGACTGCTCGGGATTTGTTTACTATGCCCATAAGAAAGTCGGCGTCACGCTGCCGCGCGCGTCCAAAGAAATGTATAAAAAAGGAAAATACGTACATAAATCAAAATTGCAGCCAGGGGATTTGGTGTTTTTTGACACTTCGAAACAGACAAAAGGCGTCTCCCACGTTGCCATCTATATTGGGAACAATCAAGTCATTCACGCCGTTTCCCGCGGTGTCAAAATCGACAGCTTAAACAGCAGCTATTGGAAAACAAGATATGTCGGAGCCAAGCGTCTGTAG